The DNA region atttctTCAGACTTTAGCCAATTTGATATCCTGATTATGCATTGGATCATGTTTCATGTGAAGCATTGGCTGGATTTGCCGAATCGGTTTCTAGATTTTGGATTTTTAATTCGTTAACCTCGCCATTGAAACAGAGTATGAGGGAAATGTTATACGACTTGAAAATTAATATAGAACAGTGAAATGTGATTGTtgtaaaacaaaagaaattgaaatcaTGGCGGATTTAGGATTCAATAAAATTTGCTTGGCCAAAAATTGTAAGAAATGATAGCATAGCTTCAATTGTATTGACTCATGGCAGCACGACTTAGAATGTAAAatgtttatataatttttgatttatttagCAAAGTTTAGCAAAGCCTTTTAGGATtttataaatttcatatatctTAAGTTTAATTAGTGACAAATGAACtaaatgaatttgttatttgtGTGTGTATCTTAATTTTCACCTATCAGTTGCATTAGTGTTTGATAGTTCAAAATTGTGGGCAATATGAAGTTGCAGTTAACTTAATAGATGCAATGACTGCAGAAAGAACTAGATGGGATTTTGCGTGACTATGTTGGAAGAGAAAATCCCCTTTATTTTGCTGAACGACTTACTGAACACTACAAGCGTCCTAATGGTGAAGGGCCACACATCTACCTTAAGAGGGAAGATTTGAACCACACTGGGGCACACAAGATTAACAATGCTGTTGGTCAAGTTTTGCTTGCAAAGTACTTGGGCAAGAAGCGCATTATTGCTGAGACTGGTGCTGGTCAGCACGGGGTTGCCACTGCAACTGTTTGTGCTCGCTTTGGACTACCATGTGTTGTTTATATGGGTGCTCAAGATATGGAGAGACAAGCATTGAATGTCTTCCGGATGCGGCTTCTTGGTGCTGAGGTTTGTTTTCTCCCATTTTGCTGCATTGAGCTATCCATCTTGTCTATAGTTTGATATGACAAGACATATATAGGCTTGGAATTTAGGCAAGGATGCTGCATTTGGACTTATTTTTTCTATCACTGTGATTGTGGAGTATTGACAACAACTGTATGTGCTTAATTTCTGAAGAAATGTGGTGCTAGACTGCTAGTAGTCCAGCTTGTTGAGTTTTTAGTTTTGTTATAATCAATTTCTGGTCTTATGCATCACTTTTCAATCTTTTAGGTTTTGATCCTGTAATCACTTCTCTTTCTATTTTCTgaccttttattttattgagatCATGTTTTATGAGTTGAGAGCTGGACACCTGCACTACTGTATTTAGTTATCTTTGCTATATATTCTTGTATTTGTATTCTCAAAGTGAGCATTTTCCCTCTTTTGTTTACTCcaaatttattgatttttttttacttattccAGATTGTGTGAATTTCTTTTCATGGCTTTTCCTTTCATGATATGCTACTTTGACGTCAAATTTGGAAATGTGCCATTGCAGGTTGTACCTGTCCACTCTGGGACGGCCACACTCAAGGATGCTACATCAGAAGCTATAAGGGATTGGGTTACCAATGTTGAAACAACTCATTACATTTTGGGATCTGTTGCAGGCCCGCATCCATTCCCCATGATGGTTAGAGAGTTCCATGCTGTGATTGGTAAGGAGACGAGGAAGCAAGCGTTGGAAAAATGGGGTGGAAAGCCTGATGTGCTTGTTGCATGTGTTGGTGGAGGTTCGAATGCTATGGGCTTATTCCATGAGTTTGTTGATGACAAAGAGGTGAGATTGATTGGCGTGGAGGCTGCAGGTTTTGGTGTCGAAAGTGGTAAACATGCTGCCACTTTAACCAAGGGAGAGGTCGGAGTGCTACATGGCGCCATGAGCTATCTGCTTCAGGATGAGGATGGGCAGATAGTTGAGCCTCATTCCATCAGTGCTGGGTAGTtgtcagtttagacttttagttgagatgaaacgcATCCTTCAATTATAACTAGAACACTTGCAAGCAACCAACTTATTCAAACTTTGGATTTCTCCATCCTGACCACACATTTTTCCTGGATATATTAGGTTGGATTATCCTGGAGTTGGGCCTGAGCATAGCTTTTTGAAAGACATAGGAAGAGCTGAATACTATAGCGTAACCGATGAGGAGGCTTTAGAAGGTGAACaacatttcaatttcattctcTTTACTTCtgtgttttgtttatttagCAACACCTTGCTGGCTTGCTTACATTGGATTTACTGAAACATGCTTATATATGCAGCTTTCAAGAGGTTATCTCAGTTAGAAGGCATTATTCCTGCACTTGAGACATCTCATGCATTGGGATACTTACAGAAGCTGTGCCCAACTTTGCCAAATGGAGCTAAGGTTGTGCTTAGTTGTAGTGGCAGAGGAGACAAAGATGTTCATACAGCTATTCAACATTTGAAGGTTTGATTGCAGTGTTTGCAGCAACATGAGAGTATGCTCTTATAATCTTGGCTGGCTATTAGGTTGTATCAGTAATGCATGACTCTTTTTTTATTGAAACTATGGTAATACATACATTGAAAAGAAAGTTCATTTGGAAATAAACAAATTGATTTCGAATTTCgagttcaaagttcaaacattatGAATCATGAATGGCCTTTCTCCTCTGTAATAGTTTCTCATTGTTTTTGTGCAAGACTGTTCATGTTCAACCTCTTTACTCTGCTTCCCCACCTCTTCAAGATATTCATTCAGCTGGCGCAACAGGTTCATAGCAGAGTAGTAATCTTACACCTTCATCCCACCATCTCAATCgctctaaaataaattaattacattacgtaacaatttgaaataaaatatttccacaacaaataaattaataattaacattattttaaaaaattacaaacaaatatgtctttaaaataatttaattacatacaaattttaatttttaaaaataacattaagaaaaatatttttaaaagcaCAATTTTTACTGTCAACTTATTACATTGGCTTTGCATTTTTTCAGTACAAAgagtaatatctgttcatactaTTGAAGTACAACGAGTCGAGTCAACAATTgtctctactgaggctcgaaattcactcccatcattcatgtgagagttttaaccgggacaccgggtgtcactagaccacaaggtctttgactatTTGGATTTAATATCAAAGATCCTCAAATAACACATTAATCAGctatgcttcttttttttttttttgaaaaaaaaaaccagctaTGCTTccttacaaaaataataaataaaaaagttagtAATATCTTGTGTTCTAAGAGGAGGAAGAAAGATCAGAAGGTTTGGAGTTTGTAGTTGGGAGAAGAATTAAGTCAGTGAAATGGGCGAAGGAGACAAGAACAAAGAGTGGGAGTTTCACCTGAGATCCTTATCTTCCGGCGCTCGGGACTCCAATGCCGCCGTCGATCTCTCTCTCCTCAATTCCGTCTGTCTCTACTTCTCTCTCtccgtgtatatatatgtgtatgtgcgGTCGATTCTGACGTATGTTTGTTTATGGCTTGGTTGTATTCAGGTCAAGAGGC from Ipomoea triloba cultivar NCNSP0323 chromosome 6, ASM357664v1 includes:
- the LOC116023178 gene encoding tryptophan synthase beta chain 1-like, producing the protein MAFCPAAGAATQAAAPSLAKPYRVNSILQLPLKLNKLTPRSHNARPVLCTLTGESSAVLQRPDQFGRFGKFGGKYVPETLMHALDELETAFKTLSNDREFQKELDGILRDYVGRENPLYFAERLTEHYKRPNGEGPHIYLKREDLNHTGAHKINNAVGQVLLAKYLGKKRIIAETGAGQHGVATATVCARFGLPCVVYMGAQDMERQALNVFRMRLLGAEVVPVHSGTATLKDATSEAIRDWVTNVETTHYILGSVAGPHPFPMMVREFHAVIGKETRKQALEKWGGKPDVLVACVGGGSNAMGLFHEFVDDKEVRLIGVEAAGFGVESGKHAATLTKGEVGVLHGAMSYLLQDEDGQIVEPHSISAGLDYPGVGPEHSFLKDIGRAEYYSVTDEEALEAFKRLSQLEGIIPALETSHALGYLQKLCPTLPNGAKVVLSCSGRGDKDVHTAIQHLKV